CCGGCTGCGTCCGGTGGTCCAGGCGAGTACTGAGGAGTATGCCCGGGTTCGCCCCGCCTTGGAAAAGCTCACCCGGGAGATGGAGGAAAGCCTCCGCGGCACCTTCACTGACAGCCCGGTCCGCCCGCTCTTTGTCGCATCCCGGACCAAAACAGTGGAGTCCTTCCGGGACAAGGCCTCCAGGACTTTGCCTTCCGAGGATCCCGACGAGCTGCCGACGCTGCTGTTTCCCGATCCGCTGCGCAACCTGATCGATCTGGTGGGTCTGCGCGTTATCGTGACGCTGCCCCACGAGGTGGACGAGGCGGCCAACCTCATCAAGCGGCAGCGCGCCGAATTCGACTGCCGCGGAGACCGTGAAAAAGACATCGGTTCCATCGAGTCCGGCACCTACGGCTATTCCAGCCGCCACCTGATCCTGCGGACCATCCAAAATGACACCGTCCGGGAGTACCACAAACTGCTGGACCCGGAACAGCGGCCTAACGGCAGCTACCTGTTCGAGGTGCAGATCCGCACCGTACTGGCGCACGCCTGGTCCGAGATCGAACATGACATCCGCTTCAAGGCGGGCGATCCCCGCGCCTGGAGCCCTTATTTTGACCGCCAGTTCACCGCCACGGCCGCCATGCTGGAAACCGTGGAAACGGCCTTCGCCGAACTGCACGAACGCTACGAGACCGTGACCGGTTTCTGGGACGAGGAGGGCGAGGGCAGTGCACCTCTGACGCCGAACCGGATCCGGGACGTGTGGATGACGCTGCTGCCGCACGTGAACCGCAAAACCGGGGATGACTGGGGCTGGGCGGCGGAACTGCTGGCCGCGCACGGCATGAAAACCACCATGGACCTGGCCGGGCTGCTGCAGGCCGACGCCATCACCGAGGTCCGCCAGGCGCTGGACCACCGGTACTCCCCCGGCCCGGACCGGCTGCTGGATGACCTGCTGCTGTGGCGCTTCGGCAAGGAACACATTGACCTCACCGCCGAACCGGAGGATGCCCCGGTGAAACCGCGGCGCGAGTCCCTGGGCCGGCGGTACCGGCAGATGCAGCTCTTCCGGGCCCGCGAGGCACAGTAGTAACTTTGCCCCGTGGGCATCGAACTGACCGGGCGGGACGCACGCCGGCTGCGGTGGCAGTCGCAGCTGCTGGGCGGCTCCGACCTGTCACCGGCCGGTGTCGTGCGCCGCGCCGTGGCACTGCAGGGGCAGGACTTGCCCGCCGTGCTGCAGGCCATCGCCATCCGCTCCCGCCCGGGAACCACCGTGCAGGACGTCCGCGGCGCCTTTGACCGCGGCGATCTGGTCCGCAGCTGGCCGATGCGCGGCACGCTTTTCGCCACCACACCGCAATTCCTGGGGGTCCTGCTGGCCTTCACCGCCGGACGCATCCGCGCCATGGCAGCACGGCGCCGCGCCGAGCTGGGGCTGGATGAAACGGTGATTTCCAGCGCCCGGGAAACCCTGCGGCAGGCTCTGCAGGAGCGGCCGCTGCTGCGCTCCGGCGCCATGGAGCTGTGGGAGGACGCCGGGATCAGCACGGCTGACGGGCGGGGCTACCACCTGCTGATGCACCTGGCGGTGGAGGGGCTGGTGCATTGGGGACCGTTCACCCCGGACGGCACGCAGCAGCAGCACCTCGTCCTGTCGGAACCGCATCACCCCGGGGAACCGGATGCCGCACTGGCGGAGGTGGTCCGCAGCTTTGTCCTGGCGCGGGGACCGGTGACGGAGGCGGACCTGGCCTGGTGGACCAAACTGCCCAAAACCATGGTCCGGCGTGCTGCCGCCGCAGCCGGGGATCTGGTGGAAGTCCGGGTGGATGGCGCTCCGGCATGGATGGTGGGCGAACCCCCGGTTCCGGCACAATCCGGCGTCACGCTGGTTCCGGGCTTCGACGAGTGGATCCTTGGCTACGCGGACCGGTCACTGGCGGCAAGCCCGGCCATGCTCGCCGCCCTGGTTCCGGGCAACAACGGAATTTTCCGGCCCGCCGTCCTGGTGGACGGCGTCGTCGTGGGGACCTGGCGGTGGCCACGCACCTCCCGGCTCGCACGCGAGCCGGTGCTGGAGATGGTGGAACCGGTGAGCCCGGCAACGCTGCGGCGGATCAAGCAGGCGCTGGCGGACTGGCCGCACCGCTGACGCGGCCCAAGCCTTAGGCCGAGGCGCGCCGAATCAGGGTCACCGGCGGCAGGGTGCCGGATTCCGCGGGCCCGGCTTCCGGGGCGGGACTGTTTCCGGTCCCGTCGCCGTCGACGGTTTGCGCCAGCACCATCCGGGCGAAACGCTCCCCGAGCGTGGCCGAGTCCACCCGCACGGTGGTCAGCGGGGGCAGCGCAAGTGATGCCAGCGGAACGTCTTCGGCACCGATCACGGCGAGGTCCCGGGGCGCCTGCCGGCCGTGCGCCGCCAGCCCGGCCAGCAGCGCAAAGGCATGGTCATCATCAAAGGCGCAGGCTGCGGTAACGGGCGCCGGTCCATCCAGGAAGCGGCCGACGACGGCGGCGGCCTCCCCAGCGTCCAGCCGCAGTGGCTCAATCACCGGCGGCGGAAGCCGGAGCCGGGCGCAGGCGTCAGTGATGGCCGCCAGCCGGATCTGTACGCGCCACGCATAGCCTGCTTCCGGCGGCACTGCCACGCCTATCCGCTGATGCCCGGCCGCGGCCAGATACTGCACCTGCAGCGCGCCTATGCCGAGGTCCGGATCGAGCGGATCCGAGAGCGTTTCCTGCAGTGAGGCGACGGGCAGACCGCTGGACCGCAGGGCAGCCAGTTCAGCCTCCTCCAGCGGGGTGGTGAGGATCAGTCCGGCGGGGGTGAGCGAATGCACCAGTGAAACGGCACCGCCCTGCGCCGGCAGCCGGTGCGCGATCAGCCGCAGCCCGTGGCGTTCCAGCTGTTCGGAGGCGGCGTCAATGATCATGGCCAGCGCACGGCCCAGCGGCTCGGGCGGCAGCAGCATCAGCACCAGGTCGCTGCGGCCGCGGCGCAGGGTGCGGGCGGCGGTTGACGGCGTGTAACCCAGCGCCCGGGCCGCGGCCAGGACCCGGTCTCGGGTGGCTGCGGAAATGCTTTGTCCCGTGTTGCCGTTCAGCACGTAGCTGACGGTCGCCCGGGAAACTCCCGCGGCCTGCGCGACGTCGCTCGACGTAACCCTGCGATCCACCCGCTGCGCACCTTTCACTGTCTTCCCGGGCCAACTTCCCGGGTAATCCGCCCCGGAATGTGCGGGGCTTATGTGTTCCGGATTTCTCCGGTATTCTGACGATACAGGGAACTTACACGTGTAACCTGCACGTGTAGCCTGCACCGGATAACTGCCGGTGAACCAGCGGCCGCAGATCCACGGCCGCCCTCCGACCGAAAGGACCGGCTCGTGGCCAACCAGCCCATCACCGCCCAGAACACCGTCCAGCAGTGGCTCGACCACCCGGCAGGCGGACCCGCCATCCGCGGCATGCTCGCCGCCGCAGGCAGCGACGAATCCACGCTGGGCCCGGCACTGACCCTGAAGCTGCAGCAGCTTGTCGACCTGAGCCAGGGCAAGTTCCCGCAGGCCGCGGTGGACGAGCTCGTGAAGGCAGCCAACGGCGGAGTGATGCCCGAAACCGCCGAGACCGCTCTGCCGACCGTGGCCGGACGTTTCGAAGGCCGCACCGTGATCGTCACGGGCGCCGGGTCCGGCATTGGCCGCGCCACCGCCGGACGGATCGCCCGCGAAGGCGGCCGCGTGATCGCCGTCGACATTGCCGAGGGCCGCATCAAGGAGCTCGCCGAAGAGCTCGGCGACGCCATTGTTCCGGTAGCCGCCGACCTGACGGACCTCGACGCCGTGGAGCGGATCATCGCCGCCGCCGGCGGACAGATTGACGGCCTGGCCAACGTGGCCGGCATCAACGATGACTTCAGCCCGCTGCACGAGGTGTCCGACGCCATGTGGCAGAAGGTGTTCGCCGTGAACGTTGACGGCCTCGTGCGCCTGACCCGCGCCGTACTGCCGTCCATGCTCGAAGCACACAAGGGCTCAATCGTGAACATCACCTCGGAGGCCGGCCTGCGCGGCTCGGCGTCCGGCGTGGCCTACACCGCCTCCAAGCACGCGGTGGTCGGCATTACCCGCAGCACCGCGTTCATGTACGCCAAGGAAGGCATCCGCGTGAACGCCGTGGCTCCGGGCGGCGTGGCCACCGGCATTCCCATGGGCGGGGCGACCAGCGAGTACGGCGAAGCCCGCCTCGGCCCGGCCCGCATCAACATTCCGGGCCTGGCATCGGCCGAGGAGCTGGCAGCGTCCATCACGTTCCTGCTCAGCGACGACGGCGTGAACATCAACGGCGCCATCCTTCCCTCTGACGGCGGCTGGTCGGCGGTCTAACCGCTGCCGTACCCGCTGCATCACGACGGCGGCCGGTGCCTTCCCAGGGGAAGGCACCGGCCGCCGTCGTCGTGCAGTCAGCGAATCAGCTACGCTCCGGAGACTCCGGCGGCGAGCTTGTTCAGCGACTCCTCCAGGTCGTCCTTGGACACCATCGGGAAGGAGACCTTCTTGAGGGTCTCCTTGTCGGTGACGTTGGACCAGTCATAGGTCAGCGTCACTTCGGTGGAGTCCGGGCCCTGGGGTTCGAGTTCCCAGACCCACTGCCAGCCCTTGGGCTCGGTGCCGGCCGGAGCCGTCTGCCAGGCCAGGAGCTTGTTGTGGTCGTACCCGGTGACGGTGTTTTCCGTCTGGTAGTCGCCCATTTTTTCGTTGTTCATGTTCATGGTGAAGACCTGCCCGGAGGCGGTGATGCGGTCGGTCTTCTCGTCCGAGATCACCATGCCGGAGCCGTCCAGCTCGGGGTGACGCTCGGGGTTGGACAGGAGGTTGAAAATGTCTGCTGCTGAAGCATCGATGATTCGTGAGACAACAACACTGCTCTGATCAGTGGTCAATGAACTCTCCTTCGATAGATGGATCGTACGTACCTGCGCGGGTCAGTCCGTGGTCTGCTCCGAGGCTTCCTGCAGTTCCCAGCCGGTGATGTACGGCGGGTCCTGCCCTTCGTCCCGGGTGTACTGCCGGCAGCGTGCCCGTTCATCCTGCAGCCACTGCCGGAAACCGGCCTGCGTTGATCCCAGCGACGCTACCCGGTCCAGCACGTCGATGGCCAACTGGAACCGGTCGATCTGGTTCAGCATGGCCATGTCGAACGGCGTGGTGGTGGTGCCCTCTTCCTTGTAGCCGCGCACGTGCAGGTTCCCGTGGTTGGTGCGCCGGTAGGTCAGGCGGTGGATCAGCCAGGGGTAGCCGTGGTAGGCGAAAATCACGGGCTTGTCCTGGGTGAAAAGGGTGTCAAAATCCCTGTCGGACAGCCCGTGCGGGTGCTCCGCCTCGTCCTGCAGGCGCATTAGGTCCACCACGTTGACCACCCGGATTTTCAGGTCCGGCAACTGCTCTTTGAGCAGGGCGGCGGCGGCCACGGTTTCCAGGGTGGGCACGTCGCCGGCGCAGGCCATCACGACGTCGGGATCGGTCTTTTCCCCGGGCCCCGCTGTTTCGCTGCCGGCGAAGTCCCAGATGCCAATGCCGCGCTGCACGTGCAGCAGGGCTTCCTGCGGATCAAGCCAGGCGGGAGTGGGCTGCTTGCCCGAGACCACCACGTTCACGCGGTCCCGGGTGCCCAGGATGTGCCGCGTGACGACGAGCATGGTGTTCACGTCCGGCGGCAGGTACACCCGGATGACGTCGGCCTTTTTGTTCACCACGTGGTCGATGAAGCCCGGGTCCTGGTGCGAGAACCCGTTGTGGTCCTGCTGCCAGACGTGGCTGGACAGCAGGTAGTTCAGCGACGCCACAGGCTGGCGCCAGGACAGTCCGCGGCTGACTTTCAGCCACTTGGCGTGCTGGTTGAACATGGAATCGACAATGTGGACAAAGGCTTCGTAGCAGTTGAACACTCCGTGCCGGCCGGTGAGCAGGTAGCCCTCCAGCCAGCCCTCGCAGAGGTGTTCGCTCAGGACTTCGGCCACGCGTCCGCTGCGGGCGAGGTTCTCGTCGATCTCGTCGATGCGCTGCTGCCAGGCCTTGTCCGTCACTTCGTACACGGCCTGCAGCCGGTTGGAGGCCGTCTCGTCCGGCCCGAAGATGCGGAAGTTGGAGGGGTTCTTCGAGATGACGTCCCGCAGGTAGCCGCCGGCGGTGATCATCGGGGAGATCCGCTGCGTGCCGGGTTTCTCCACATCCACGGCGTGCTCGGAGTAGGCCGGCAGTGCCAGGTCCTGCAGCAGCCGGCCGCCGTTCGCATACGGGGTGGCGCTCATCCGCAGGTCCCCCGCCGGTGCCAGGGCGGCGATTTCCGCGCGCAGCCGGCCGGCGTCGTCGAACAGTTCCTCCGGCCGGTAGGAAGCCAACCACTGTTCAAGCTGCGCCAGGTGCTCGGGGTTGTCATGGATTTCGGACAGCGGCACCTGGTGCGCGCGCCAGGTGCCCTCCACCTGCTTGCCGTCCACCACCGCGGGTCCGGTCCAGCCCTTGGGCGAGCGGAGGATGATCATCGGCCAGCGCGGGGCGTGGAGGTTGCGCTCGTCAGCGTCCGGTGCGTCGGCGGGCACGGCGGTACGCTCCCCGGAGCGGTAGGGCGCCTGGATGGCGTCGATTTCCGCGAGGCATGCCTCCAGCGCGGCGGCGAAATCGGCGTGCGCCTGCGCCGTGGACGCCGGGTCCTCCACGGTGACGAGGTGCGGGTGGTAGCCGTAGCCCTCCATCAGTTTCACCAGCTGCTCCTCGGGCATCCGCGCGAGGATCGTGGGGTTGGCAATCTTGTAGCCGTTCAGGTGCAGGATGGGCAGCACCGCGCCGTCCACGGCGGGATCCAGGAAGCTGTTGGAGTGCCAGCTGGCCGCGAGCGGCCCGGTTTCCGCCTCGCCGTCGCCAATCACGGTGGCGGCAATCAGGTTGGGGTTGTCGAACACCGCACCGTAGGCGTGGGCCAGGGAATAGCCCAGCTCGCCGCCCTCATGGATGGACCCGGGAGTTTCCGGGGCGGCGTGGCTGGGCACGCCGCCGGGGTAGGAGAACTGCTTGAACAGAGTCCGCAAACCCTCCTCATCCTTGCCCACGTGACTGTAAATCTCCGAGTAGGTGCCCTCGAGCCAGGCGTTGGCGACGTTGGCGGGACCGCCGTGGCCGGGCCCGGTAATGAACAGGACTTCCCGCTCCTGCTCCCGGATCAGCCGGTTCAAGTGGGCGTAGATGAAGTTCAGCCCGGGCGTGGTGCCCCAGTGGCCCAGCAGCCGGGCCTTCACATCCGTTTTCTCCAGCGGCCGGCGCAGCAGCGGGTTGTCCCGCAGGTAGATCTGCCCGGCGGAGAGGTAATTGGCGGCGCGCCACCACGTGTCCACGTCTTTCAGGGTTTCGCTCAGGGGTTGTTCCGGTGCAACTGGCGCAGAGGTCATGCGGTGCCTCCTTGGCGGGGTTGGTTCATCGGGATCAGTTCAGCGCGGTTTCAGACGGCGGGATTTACGACGGCGGGACGGCGGCGGGCCCGACGGCGGGACGATGACGGTGGATTGTCGTCGATGTATCAGGGAGCCTCCACCACAACGTCGGAGGGTTTTTTGTCCGGGCGCAGCCCCCGCCACGCGGGATGGCGCAGCTTGCCGGTGCCGGTGCGTTCAGAGTACGTCACCTCACCCACGAGGACCGGGCGGACCCACTGCGCATCAGAGGCGTCGGCGCCGGGAACACCGTCCAGCGGAGCCGTTTTGCGGGCCAGCTTCTTGAGCTTGCCGCCCACCAGTGCCAGGTCCCGTTCGCTGAGCCCTGAGCCCACCCGGCCAATGTAGGCCAAATCATGCCCGTCCGGCACCGCCACGAGCAGGGAACCGATCTTGGAGGCACGGTTGCCCTTGCCCGGACGCCAGCCAACAATCACCACTTCCTGGGTGAAGGAATTCTTGAGCTTGATCCAGCTCTTCGACCGGCGGCCGGGGGAATACGTGCTGTCCAGCCGCTTGGCCATCACTCCTTCAAGCCCGAGTTCCCTGCTGGAATCCACGGCCTCATCCATGGACATCTCCAGTGCCGGCGGGACCTGGACGTGCCCGTCCTCCCCCGCCGGTTCCACCGCCTGCTGCAGGATTTCCCGGCGCTGGGTGTACGGCAGCTCCAGCAGGGAATTGCCGTCCAGCCAGAGCAGGTCAAAGAGCATCAGGTGCACGGGGGTGCGGGCTGCGGCGGCATCTATGTCGCGCTTTTTGGTCAGGTGCATCCGGGGCTGCAGCAGCCCGAAGTCCGGCCGCCCAGCCTTATTGACGGCGATGATCTCCCCGTCGAGCACGGCGCGCTCCCCGTTCAGGTACCGGCCCAGTTCCTGCAGTTCGGGATACGCCGCGGTCATGTCGTTGCCGTTGCGGCTGATCAGGCGGGTTCCCTCCGGCGTCACGTCCACGATGGCGCGCACACCGTCCCATTTCATCTCAAAGCCCCACTCGTCGTCGTCGTTGACGTCCGCCCGGGTGCCCAGCGTGGCGAGCATGGGTTCAATGGACGGCAGTCCGTGGTCGGCGGCGTCGGCGGCCACTGCCTTCACCACCGCGCCGGCATCCGGAAGTGCCGCGCGGGGCGCCGGTGCGGCAGCGGCGGCGGCCACCGTTTCCTCGGGCGACGCTGCGGCCTCGGCCTTCGGTGCTTCCTGCCCGGATTCCCTCTTCTTCGGCGCGCCCTTCGACTCCGCTTTTGGCGCCGCCTTCGACGCGGAATCCGCCTGCCCGTCCTCGTCGGGCTCCGCAGCGGGCTGGTGCTTCATCAAGTGGATGAGCCAGTTATTGGCTCCGCCCTTGCCTCCGGTGTGGATCAGCGCGAACCGCCGCACCGCACCGCCTTCGGAGGCGAGTCCGCCGTCGGGCTGCCCGTGCAGCACCGCGATGACTTCCTTGCCGTCGCGCCATTTTTCCTTCTCGTACGTGCCGTGGTCCCAGATCCGGACTTCTCCGGCCCCGTACTCCCCTTTCGGGATGGTGCCTTCAAAGCTGCCGTAATCCAGCGGATGATCCTCGGTCTGGACGGCCAGGTGATTCTTGTCCGGCGAATCCGGCGGCCCCTTCGGCAGTGCCCAGGACACCAGGACGCCGTCGTGCTCCAGCCGGAAGTCCCAGTGCAGCCGCCGGGCATGATGTTCCTGGATCACAAAGCTGTTGCCCTCCGAAGGTTCGGCGGGTTCCTCGGGCACCGGTTCCGGCGTTTTGGCCGCATCGCGCATGCTGCGGTATTTGCTGAGCCGGTCGGCGGCGGCTTCGTCCTCACCGAGAACATCCGCGTCCACTTCACCGGAATTCATCCCCGCCAGCAGATCGCCGTCGTCGGCCAGCCGCTGCATCACCGCTTCATAATCCAGCTGTGCCAGGTCCGGATCGTCCAGCTCCTCCCAGGTGCGCGGAGCGGCAACCGTGGGGGTGAACCGCCCACGCAGGGAATACGGGCAAATGGTGGTTTTGTTGCGGTGGTTCTGGCTCCAGTCCAGCAGCACCTTCCCGGTGCGCCGGGACTTCTTCATGTCGGACACAATCAGGTCCGGGTGGTCCGCTTCCAGCGCCCGGGCCAGCTCGTGGGCCACGGCGCTGACCTCGTCGGACGTCTGCTGCCCGTCCAGGGCCGCGTACAGGTGAATGCCCTTGGATCCGCTGGTGACCGGCCGGGCGTCGAGGCCCATGTCGGCGAGGATGCCGCGGGCCAGCCGCGCCACTTCGGCGCACTGGGCCAGGTCCGCGCCGTCCCCCGGGTCCAGATCCAGCACCAGCCGGTCCGGGTTGTTGATCTTTCCGCGCGGGCCGAACCGCCACTGCGGAACATGGATTTCCAGGGCGGCGCTCTGGGCCAGCCAGGTGAGCGTGGCCAGGTCATTCACCAGCGGATAGATGTTGGTGGAGCTCTTGTGCTCAATCGCGAAGCGCTTCACCCAGGTGGGCGCGGAGGTTTCAATGTTTTTCTGGAAAAACACCTGCCCGGGCTCCTGCGGAGTTCCCACCCCGTGCACCCAGCGCTTCCGCGTGCACGGGCGGTCGCGGGAGTACGGCAGCAGCGCTTCGGCTACGGCGGCGTAATACGCCAGGACCTCCGCCTTGGTGGTTCCGGTCTCCGGATAGAGCACCTTGTCCAGGTTGGTCAGCCGCAGCCGGTGGCCGTCCACATTAACAGTCTCCTGCTGCTTCAGACCCGCTCCGCTGCTCGCCATGGTCCCTAGTCTTACCGGGATTACCGGCCGATTTCCACTATTTGTCAGACTGCTGAGGGAATTACGCCGAGGGCGTTCCGCCTCCCCTCGGCCCCGTGGCGCAAACTGTGTAAGTTGGAAAAATGAGTGAGCCGCAGCGGGTCTTGGTAACGGGTGCAACGGGCTACATCGGCGGACGGCTTGTTCCGCTCCTGATTCAGGACGGGCACAAGGTGCGGGTCCTGGTGCGGTCCCCGGAAAAGCTTAATGATGTGCCGTGGCACGACGACGTCGAGATTGTCCAGGGCGACCTGACGGACAAGGACTCCGTGGCCGGTGCCATGGCGGACACCGACACCGTGTACTTCCTGGTCCATTCGATGGCCTCCGGCAAGGGTTTCGCCGCCCAGGAGGAGGACATCGCCAACATCGTGGCCCAGGCCGCCGAGGAGGCCGGCGTCTCGCGGATCGTCTATCTGGGCGGCCTCCATCCGGAGGGCGAACTGTCCCCGCACATGCGCTCCCGCACCGAGGTGGGGCGGATCCTGCTGGAGGGCAAGGTTCCCGCCGTCGTGTATCAGGCCGGAGTGGTCATCGGCTCCGGGTCTGCATCGTTCGAGATGATCCGGCACCTGACCGAAACCCTCCCGGTGATGCCGGCTCCGAGCTGGGTGCGCCGGCGGATCGAACCCATCGCCATCCGCGACGTGCTGCATTACCTGGTGCGCGCCGTCGATCTGCCCGCGGACATCAACCGCACCTTCGACATCGGCTCCCGCGAGGTGCTGACCTACGCGGAGATCATGAATGGCTATGCCGAGGAAGCGGGCCTGCCGCGGCGCCGGATTTACGCCCTGCCGCTGCCAGCCCCGCGGCTGGCCGGCATGTGGGTGGCCCTGGTGACCCCCATTCCACGGTCCATGTCGCTGCCGCTGGTCGAATCCCTCCAGCACGACGCCGTGGCCAAGGAACACGACATTGATCAGTACCTGCCCCTGCCCGACGGCGGACTCACCGGATACTCGGAGGCGGTCAAGCGGGCGCTGGGCAAGGAGAAGCGCGGGGAAGTGGAAACCACCTGGGCCGGAGCATCGCCGGCGGCGGACGAGGCGTCCTCGCCGCTTCCCAGCGACCCGGACTGGGCCGGCCAAACGGTTTACGTGGACTCCCGGCAGCGCCGGTCAGCCGTTGCCCCGGAGCATGTCTGGAAGGTGATCGAGGGCATCGGCGGCAAGAACGGCTGGTATTCGCTGCCCATGGCCTGGGCCATCCGCGGCGTGCTGGACAAGACCGTGGGCGGGGCGGGGCTGACCCGCGGCCGGCGGAACCCCACCACCCTCTTCACCGGCGACGTCGTGGACTGGTGGCGGGTGGAGCTCCTGGAGCGCGGAAGCCTGCTGCGGCTGCGTGCCGAAATGCGGGTTCCGGGCAAGGCCTGGCTGGAGCTGCGGGTGGATCCCGACGGCGACGGCAGCCTGTACCGGCAGCGCGCCATTTACTTCCCGAAGGGTCTGGGCGGAAGACTGTACTGGTGGCTGATCGCCCCGTTCCACGGACTGATTTTCCCGTCCATGGCCAAGAACATCACCAAGCACGCCGCCAGGCTGGCCGAAGAGACCTGAGTCAGCCCTCCACACGCAGGCCCAGGTTGACCGCCAGCAGCGGGGCCAGCATCATCAGCTGCGCCTCGTCCACGGTGGCTCCGCTGAGACCGGGGAGGTGCGTGATGGAACGGAACCCGGTGGTGCGCAGGTCAACGTCCTGCAGCACCGCGCCGGACAGGTTCAGGCTGCCGATGGTGCAGTCGCGGAACGCCACCCGGGTGGCGTGGACACCGTCCAGGTCCAGTTCCTCGATCCTGCAGTTGCTGAACAGCACGTCGGTAAGCCGGGAACTGCGCAGGTTCACGAAGTCCAGCTTGCCGCCGTCCACATGCACCGAGTTCCAGCCGCTGTCGTAAAGCTCCGCCGACCCCAGCCTGCTGCCCTCCAGCACCACGTCCCTGAACGTGCTGCGCG
This genomic interval from Arthrobacter citreus contains the following:
- a CDS encoding SDR family oxidoreductase gives rise to the protein MSEPQRVLVTGATGYIGGRLVPLLIQDGHKVRVLVRSPEKLNDVPWHDDVEIVQGDLTDKDSVAGAMADTDTVYFLVHSMASGKGFAAQEEDIANIVAQAAEEAGVSRIVYLGGLHPEGELSPHMRSRTEVGRILLEGKVPAVVYQAGVVIGSGSASFEMIRHLTETLPVMPAPSWVRRRIEPIAIRDVLHYLVRAVDLPADINRTFDIGSREVLTYAEIMNGYAEEAGLPRRRIYALPLPAPRLAGMWVALVTPIPRSMSLPLVESLQHDAVAKEHDIDQYLPLPDGGLTGYSEAVKRALGKEKRGEVETTWAGASPAADEASSPLPSDPDWAGQTVYVDSRQRRSAVAPEHVWKVIEGIGGKNGWYSLPMAWAIRGVLDKTVGGAGLTRGRRNPTTLFTGDVVDWWRVELLERGSLLRLRAEMRVPGKAWLELRVDPDGDGSLYRQRAIYFPKGLGGRLYWWLIAPFHGLIFPSMAKNITKHAARLAEET
- a CDS encoding pentapeptide repeat-containing protein, whose protein sequence is MASAARRSGSTKSAGKTRAPALDPVRLNGLTDAPAQEAGDTCEGLRFDGESFDGRDLQGSTFLECEFASVSMMDTGLRGARFLECRFSGLYAPVFRAPRSTFRDVVLEGSRLGSAELYDSGWNSVHVDGGKLDFVNLRSSRLTDVLFSNCRIEELDLDGVHATRVAFRDCTIGSLNLSGAVLQDVDLRTTGFRSITHLPGLSGATVDEAQLMMLAPLLAVNLGLRVEG